Proteins from one Enterobacter bugandensis genomic window:
- a CDS encoding VasL domain-containing protein has protein sequence MNDITPRKIKTGGDPRTLPEYTSLRNELNKLSHPARPDVNWVYVEKRCLSLFEQNGVELQTAAWYTLARTHLSGLAGLNEGLAILEALISRQWDVLWPQSLQVRMEILSSLSQRLQQRMRMLPLNNGNLRELYSAEALLTRLGEALQRLELKHLSQFDALRMVIHSSAARLETSTGMTDLNGSGPGSESPPERTEPIEAVKWVYVVQQETEPKSEGRMAAPGAVRPWKPFVAGVCSALVVCIAVAWGGRLLSRPDPLAAQAIASLAPLPEVLTPVQQDALAQRGTLPSTFIADTQQQLARLDKLPPDWSIVYSLQLLEQLQTLRPEEAKSLIIQWQKKFNATALPGDAMNSWYQGMMKLQQLNNRLSSLDEQKGKYITVSELKSVVFSTMQSFNHAIPAEEQLRRLSQYPAGSALPEAEKTQLELHLKQLAMRYAQIKQNFSEQ, from the coding sequence ATGAATGACATCACCCCGCGTAAAATAAAAACCGGCGGCGACCCGCGCACGCTTCCGGAATATACCTCCCTTCGTAATGAATTGAATAAACTAAGCCATCCAGCGCGCCCGGATGTGAATTGGGTATACGTTGAAAAACGCTGTCTTTCATTATTCGAGCAAAACGGCGTTGAGTTGCAGACCGCAGCCTGGTACACCCTTGCCCGTACGCACCTGTCTGGATTAGCTGGTCTGAATGAAGGGCTCGCTATCCTGGAGGCGCTGATTAGTCGTCAGTGGGATGTTCTCTGGCCGCAGTCGCTGCAGGTTCGTATGGAAATCCTTAGCAGCCTGAGCCAGCGACTGCAGCAGCGCATGCGTATGCTTCCATTAAATAACGGTAATCTTCGCGAACTTTATAGCGCTGAAGCGTTGCTTACACGCCTGGGCGAGGCGCTTCAGCGCCTTGAGCTCAAACACCTTAGCCAGTTTGATGCGTTACGAATGGTGATACATTCAAGCGCAGCCAGGCTGGAAACCAGTACAGGCATGACAGACTTGAATGGTAGCGGGCCCGGCAGTGAATCGCCTCCGGAGAGGACAGAGCCGATCGAAGCGGTGAAATGGGTCTATGTTGTGCAGCAGGAAACCGAGCCGAAGAGTGAGGGCCGTATGGCGGCTCCAGGGGCTGTCAGACCATGGAAACCTTTTGTTGCTGGGGTGTGTTCTGCGCTGGTGGTCTGCATCGCCGTGGCGTGGGGAGGGAGATTGCTGTCCAGACCCGATCCATTAGCGGCTCAGGCCATTGCCTCGCTGGCGCCGTTACCTGAAGTGCTTACACCTGTTCAGCAAGACGCGTTAGCACAGCGAGGGACTTTACCGTCCACGTTTATCGCAGATACGCAGCAGCAGCTTGCACGGCTGGATAAACTGCCTCCTGACTGGAGCATTGTTTATAGTCTTCAGCTGTTAGAACAACTCCAGACATTGCGACCTGAAGAGGCTAAGTCGCTGATAATACAGTGGCAAAAAAAGTTTAACGCGACGGCGTTGCCTGGCGACGCAATGAATAGCTGGTATCAGGGGATGATGAAGCTTCAGCAACTGAATAATCGACTAAGTAGTCTGGATGAGCAAAAAGGAAAATATATAACCGTGAGTGAGCTTAAATCCGTGGTTTTTTCGACTATGCAGTCATTTAACCATGCGATACCCGCTGAAGAGCAGCTCAGGCGTCTGTCGCAGTATCCTGCAGGAAGTGCGCTCCCTGAAGCAGAAAAGACGCAACTGGAGCTGCATCTTAAACAACTGGCAATGCGATATGCTCAAATTAAACAGAATTTTTCTGAGCAATGA
- a CDS encoding GIY-YIG nuclease family protein, whose protein sequence is MARRKKDNNAAGIILVIIGVIAWGIYVAVRALINLNERFIESVSNPAGIIALFFGLLIAVALIIRIFIYRGFRNRTAELERAVFDLAQKEKAFEETVSTEVARGLYQEKKQLSGQWEEFHNARKKASRALQRIVDTAYKFKVKTLLSGTTVNNWQSKYDQLRKEREAYSAISEKINFLELEDNADWESVKQQFLDKVALLEKAQEEKEFQAELNRQMREEKQRQDELDRQQHEAEEEEQRLAEQQRLLEEALLAAEGAHREELERQRLELEQKIQDVHQQYERAKSMAQLTKQGHVYVISNIGSFGENVFKIGMTRRLEPMERVKELSGAAVPFDFDVHAMISCDDAPALEKTLHDHLESYRINRINLRKEFFRVELSKIIDEVERHHGQVEYIADPVALQYLQSLEYAESEAA, encoded by the coding sequence ATGGCACGAAGAAAAAAAGATAACAATGCCGCGGGAATTATTCTGGTTATTATTGGTGTAATTGCGTGGGGTATTTATGTCGCAGTAAGAGCATTAATTAATTTGAATGAGCGATTTATTGAATCTGTGTCGAATCCAGCAGGGATAATCGCTCTGTTCTTTGGCTTGCTGATAGCCGTTGCATTGATAATACGGATTTTCATTTACCGGGGCTTCCGTAATAGAACAGCGGAGCTTGAACGGGCCGTGTTTGACCTGGCACAGAAAGAGAAAGCCTTTGAAGAAACGGTCAGTACTGAAGTGGCTCGCGGCCTGTATCAGGAAAAGAAACAGCTTTCGGGTCAGTGGGAGGAATTTCACAATGCCAGAAAAAAAGCCTCTCGGGCACTGCAGCGTATTGTGGACACAGCATATAAATTCAAAGTCAAAACACTGCTCTCCGGCACCACGGTAAATAACTGGCAAAGCAAGTACGACCAGCTCAGGAAGGAGAGAGAGGCTTACTCAGCTATCAGTGAAAAAATCAATTTTCTCGAGCTTGAGGATAACGCCGACTGGGAAAGCGTAAAACAGCAATTTCTGGATAAGGTCGCCCTGCTGGAAAAAGCGCAGGAAGAAAAAGAATTTCAGGCCGAGCTCAACCGTCAGATGCGAGAAGAAAAGCAGCGTCAGGACGAACTGGACAGGCAGCAGCACGAAGCGGAAGAGGAAGAGCAACGCCTTGCTGAACAACAGCGTTTACTGGAGGAAGCTCTACTTGCCGCTGAAGGTGCTCATAGGGAAGAACTGGAAAGACAGCGCCTGGAGTTGGAGCAGAAAATTCAGGACGTCCACCAGCAGTATGAACGCGCCAAATCCATGGCCCAGCTTACAAAACAGGGACATGTGTATGTGATTTCGAATATCGGCTCTTTCGGTGAAAACGTCTTCAAAATCGGTATGACCCGACGACTGGAGCCCATGGAGCGCGTAAAAGAACTGAGTGGTGCCGCCGTGCCTTTTGATTTTGACGTTCACGCCATGATTTCCTGCGATGACGCCCCCGCGCTTGAAAAGACGCTGCATGACCATCTGGAAAGCTACCGGATTAACAGAATTAATCTGCGTAAGGAGTTTTTCCGTGTCGAGCTCAGCAAAATTATCGATGAGGTAGAACGTCACCATGGTCAGGTTGAATATATTGCAGACCCTGTGGCCCTACAGTATCTGCAAAGTCTTGAATATGCAGAAAGCGAAGCAGCATAA
- a CDS encoding YdcA family protein, whose amino-acid sequence MKKLSLFLMLSVFFTLQAEAARGRQPCSGSKGGIAHCTSDGRFVCNDGSFSQSKRFCSGYGNAITHQQEKPSLPASKTRTKKTVTQKKKEQQALAESDEPVSTQPRQPTCAPLYMANKPGFTHLPICSGNQY is encoded by the coding sequence ATGAAAAAACTCAGCCTCTTTCTAATGTTGAGTGTGTTTTTTACCTTACAGGCTGAGGCTGCACGAGGAAGACAGCCCTGTTCAGGTTCAAAAGGAGGAATTGCACATTGCACCTCGGATGGTCGTTTTGTCTGTAACGACGGCAGTTTTAGCCAGTCGAAGCGATTCTGCTCCGGGTACGGTAACGCCATAACTCACCAGCAGGAAAAGCCTTCCCTTCCCGCCAGTAAAACACGGACGAAAAAGACGGTAACTCAGAAAAAGAAGGAGCAACAGGCCCTGGCAGAAAGCGACGAGCCGGTCAGTACGCAACCCCGTCAGCCCACATGCGCTCCTCTCTATATGGCAAACAAGCCCGGCTTCACCCATTTACCGATTTGTTCAGGGAATCAGTATTAA
- the tssE gene encoding type VI secretion system baseplate subunit TssE, translated as MPQEHNTPSLYEMLTGNFTGGLELNQVSEQNQVILSVLDNMQRVLNCRAGTLAHLPDYGLPDMTKILQGMPGTAHELMGTLSAVLLKYEPRLKKIDVVLLEQDVPGELRYAIDAELKGVGLVRYGTEFMPEGRVLLRHLRQQQYLDTSTRI; from the coding sequence ATGCCCCAGGAACATAACACACCTTCGCTCTATGAAATGCTAACCGGAAATTTTACCGGCGGCCTCGAGCTTAACCAGGTCAGTGAGCAGAACCAGGTGATTTTATCGGTACTTGATAACATGCAGCGCGTTCTCAACTGTCGCGCCGGCACGCTGGCGCATCTGCCCGACTACGGGCTGCCTGATATGACGAAAATTCTGCAGGGTATGCCTGGAACGGCCCATGAGCTTATGGGCACATTGTCTGCCGTCCTGCTCAAATATGAACCCCGACTGAAAAAAATAGATGTGGTTCTGCTGGAGCAGGACGTACCCGGCGAACTGCGCTATGCCATTGACGCTGAACTTAAAGGGGTTGGGCTGGTGCGCTACGGCACCGAGTTTATGCCCGAAGGACGGGTTCTGTTGAGGCACCTCAGGCAGCAGCAGTATCTCGACACGTCAACGCGTATATGA
- the tssJ gene encoding type VI secretion system lipoprotein TssJ has translation MLRTSLNKATRWLMPLMALTLTGCGVTQSVTDCTKSAFTSVFYKKIKILHLDFTAREALNTDSRENNSLSEPVVVRVYQLKDRKNFDKTVYQQLLQDDASILKDDMLASRDVVVKPGGDASLDMPMEEEAQFVAVVGLFRHPDMTNDTWKQVIKRSDLDPDKPRILEAGDNHLTLQPLKDD, from the coding sequence GTGTTACGTACAAGTTTAAATAAAGCCACGCGCTGGCTAATGCCTCTGATGGCGCTCACTTTGACAGGCTGCGGGGTGACCCAAAGCGTCACCGACTGCACCAAATCGGCGTTTACTTCCGTGTTCTATAAAAAAATTAAAATCCTGCATCTGGATTTCACCGCGCGTGAGGCGCTGAACACCGACTCCCGCGAAAATAACTCACTGTCTGAGCCTGTTGTGGTGCGGGTTTATCAGCTTAAAGACCGCAAAAACTTTGATAAGACGGTTTACCAGCAACTGCTACAGGATGATGCCAGCATTCTGAAAGACGACATGCTGGCCAGTCGTGACGTCGTGGTGAAGCCGGGCGGGGATGCAAGCCTTGATATGCCGATGGAAGAAGAAGCGCAGTTTGTTGCGGTAGTGGGACTGTTCCGCCATCCGGACATGACTAACGACACCTGGAAGCAGGTTATCAAGCGCAGCGATCTGGATCCGGATAAACCGCGCATTCTGGAAGCCGGCGATAACCATCTGACGCTGCAACCGCTTAAGGACGACTGA
- the tssG gene encoding type VI secretion system baseplate subunit TssG: protein MGREAQPPYSRLTPRLEADLQRINFYRLCQLLEKRQPDRPLMGSTSHPADDPVRFVPHPGMGFPVSELRAVEYDEEDDSRPPRIRTTFMGMYGVDSPLPTAYLDDITQRREGHEALQGFLDIFSHRILTQFYRIWRKYSYPATFEPGGTDSISQSLLGLVGLGIPGTANHIATPVSRFLALLGVLQQPGKTQEGMQALVSLLAPDTTVKVSPYCLRPVEVCQPLGFCGDDDFLLDGNTPLGDEAMDASSQLLIALSTENEKESQGWKPDGLLYQDFLVMLRVYLGWRFKAKITLTTLTRLLAAPPLGEGPFWLGMNGVLGAEGQSLPDDIPETFTTGLGYYSGLEPAKPQQGNRRVTYKFK from the coding sequence ATGGGAAGAGAAGCACAACCGCCGTATTCCCGGCTGACCCCGCGGCTGGAGGCCGATCTTCAACGCATCAACTTTTATCGTTTATGCCAGCTGCTGGAGAAGCGCCAACCGGACCGGCCGCTGATGGGCTCAACCAGTCACCCCGCCGATGATCCGGTACGCTTTGTGCCGCATCCGGGGATGGGGTTTCCGGTTAGCGAACTGAGGGCTGTCGAATATGACGAAGAGGATGACAGCAGGCCACCGCGCATCCGCACGACATTTATGGGCATGTACGGCGTCGATTCACCCTTACCGACGGCCTATCTCGATGACATTACCCAGCGCCGGGAAGGGCATGAGGCGCTGCAGGGCTTTCTGGATATCTTCAGTCATCGCATCCTGACGCAGTTCTATCGCATCTGGCGCAAATACTCTTATCCGGCCACGTTTGAGCCTGGTGGAACCGACAGCATTTCGCAGTCGCTGCTGGGTCTGGTGGGGCTCGGTATTCCCGGCACCGCAAACCACATTGCCACACCGGTGTCACGCTTTCTGGCGCTGCTGGGTGTGCTGCAGCAACCGGGGAAAACCCAGGAAGGGATGCAGGCACTGGTGAGCCTGCTGGCCCCGGATACCACCGTGAAGGTCAGCCCGTACTGCCTGCGTCCGGTGGAGGTCTGTCAGCCACTGGGTTTTTGCGGTGATGACGATTTTCTTCTGGATGGCAACACCCCACTTGGCGATGAAGCGATGGATGCCAGCAGCCAACTGCTGATTGCCCTGTCCACTGAAAACGAAAAGGAATCGCAGGGCTGGAAACCGGACGGTCTGCTGTATCAGGACTTTCTGGTGATGCTGCGTGTCTACCTCGGCTGGCGTTTTAAGGCAAAGATCACCCTCACCACTCTTACCCGCCTGCTGGCCGCTCCTCCGCTCGGCGAAGGACCTTTCTGGCTGGGTATGAACGGGGTGCTGGGTGCAGAGGGGCAGAGCCTTCCGGATGATATACCTGAAACCTTTACGACAGGGCTGGGTTATTACAGCGGGCTGGAGCCTGCGAAACCGCAACAAGGAAACCGACGTGTTACGTACAAGTTTAAATAA